A stretch of the Coprobacillus cateniformis genome encodes the following:
- a CDS encoding helix-turn-helix domain-containing protein → MNELNLGKNIVYYRRKNGLTQDQLAEYIGVSKSSVSKWENNFTFPDIILLPQLAALFNISVDELMGYSPQLSKERIKSLYNELALDMAKDPIKTYQRCQQLIKQYYSCFELLYYMAVLYLNHYILFKNKDEIIEECLQLCKRIETECNLPTLVKDAVSLELTIYTVIQKPHEILDILGETARPISQDCEMIGAAFQMLGNLEKANEIYQSNVYQHLLMTIQNSISLLNVNISRQDYCEKILDRIFQLIDIFHIEELHFNITAIVYLNAAHFYTTCQNNEQALLMIEKYTSLLLKTDLDFLSLHGDEFFTDITPWLNDLMLGINAPRGAQLIKESVVDVLNSPMFTALKDEKRFQVCLHQLKKLKEN, encoded by the coding sequence ATGAATGAATTAAATTTAGGTAAAAATATTGTCTATTACAGAAGAAAAAACGGGTTAACACAAGATCAATTAGCTGAATATATAGGTGTTTCAAAATCATCTGTCTCTAAATGGGAGAATAATTTTACATTTCCAGATATTATTCTATTGCCACAATTGGCAGCTTTATTTAATATATCTGTTGATGAACTCATGGGATATTCTCCCCAACTCTCAAAAGAGCGAATAAAGTCACTTTATAACGAACTTGCTCTAGATATGGCCAAAGACCCAATCAAAACATACCAGCGGTGTCAACAATTGATTAAGCAATACTATTCATGTTTTGAACTCTTATACTATATGGCCGTTCTTTATCTTAATCATTATATTCTTTTTAAGAATAAAGATGAGATTATAGAGGAATGTTTACAACTTTGTAAACGTATTGAAACTGAATGTAACTTGCCAACACTTGTAAAAGATGCCGTTTCATTAGAATTGACAATATACACTGTTATTCAAAAACCACACGAAATATTAGATATTCTTGGTGAAACTGCAAGACCTATCTCTCAAGATTGTGAGATGATTGGAGCTGCTTTTCAAATGCTAGGGAATTTGGAGAAAGCAAATGAAATCTATCAATCAAATGTCTATCAACATCTTTTAATGACTATTCAAAATTCTATATCATTATTAAATGTAAATATTTCTCGACAAGACTATTGTGAAAAAATATTAGATAGAATTTTTCAACTCATTGATATTTTTCATATTGAAGAATTGCACTTTAATATTACAGCTATTGTATATTTGAATGCCGCACATTTTTATACAACCTGTCAAAACAATGAGCAAGCTTTACTTATGATTGAAAAATATACATCATTACTTTTAAAAACAGATCTCGACTTTTTAAGTTTACATGGTGATGAATTCTTTACAGATATAACTCCCTGGTTAAATGATCTTATGTTAGGAATAAATGCACCCAGAGGAGCACAATTAATTAAAGAGTCTGTTGTTGATGTTTTAAATTCACCAATGTTTACAGCATTAAAAGATGAAAAACGTTTTCAAGTTTGTCTTCATCAATTAAAAAAATTAAAGGAGAACTAA
- a CDS encoding ABC transporter ATP-binding protein, whose translation MIEVNHLTKRYGDFKAVDDVNLVAESGKITILLGPNGAGKSTTIKSIANLLKFEGDIRICSYPNDTIEAKRCFGYVSETPILYDNLTVEEHIDFIGSAYQINDYKAKAEKYLELFKLTEKRKKMAKELSKGMTQKLSMLLAFMIEPTALLVDEPMVGLDPASIEDTLKILRGLADQGCAVLISTHIIDIVSDIFDEAYIMNKGHIIKHVKKDDLQDESLKEYFFELTDGE comes from the coding sequence ATGATTGAAGTGAATCACTTAACAAAAAGGTATGGAGATTTTAAAGCAGTCGATGATGTAAATTTGGTTGCCGAAAGTGGTAAGATAACAATTCTTTTAGGACCAAATGGTGCTGGGAAATCAACGACAATTAAAAGTATAGCTAATTTATTAAAGTTTGAAGGAGATATTCGTATTTGTAGCTATCCAAATGATACTATTGAAGCGAAACGTTGTTTTGGTTATGTTTCTGAGACACCAATTCTTTATGATAATTTAACTGTTGAAGAACATATTGATTTTATTGGTAGTGCATATCAAATTAACGATTATAAAGCAAAGGCTGAGAAATATTTGGAATTATTTAAACTTACTGAAAAAAGAAAGAAAATGGCTAAAGAATTAAGTAAGGGAATGACTCAAAAATTAAGTATGTTGTTAGCATTTATGATTGAACCAACAGCTTTGTTAGTAGATGAACCAATGGTTGGATTAGATCCTGCAAGTATTGAAGATACATTAAAAATATTAAGAGGTTTAGCTGATCAAGGATGTGCTGTTTTGATTAGTACACATATCATTGATATTGTTAGTGATATTTTTGATGAAGCGTATATTATGAATAAAGGGCATATTATTAAACATGTCAAAAAAGATGATCTTCAAGATGAATCATTGAAGGAATATTTCTTTGAATTAACGGATGGTGAATAA
- a CDS encoding MFS transporter: MKNKYMLKISLLSVSLLMGTAAAINGNIPALADAFINIPLSLVEMISTLPSLFLMISVLISTTIAKKIGYKRTIAIGIALVAVAGFIPVVVNNFYIILVSRAIFGFGIGLFNSLVVALVNYFYDNEQRSKMFGFQSAFEGMGGLAVTFISGQLLNISWNASFLAYMIAFPILVLFITFVPKVSTDKITEKNKSQIFQERQNTKEDFPLMVLGYVGAIFFIAIFFMLSGIKVAGVMQAVGYGETSSGSFVIMMIGIGGMIGGFLFSKVLRFCKEYTITLGLSLLTIAMYIIAIATSILPTLFAGILIGIAFRFILPYFIDKINNSQLSNPGLATSLLLVGYNLGIAISPYGAIFLETICIFRGPSAIFYMNAIVFLIMTCISFFVMLVFHSQKCA, translated from the coding sequence ATGAAAAATAAATATATGTTAAAAATTTCATTATTATCTGTTTCGTTATTAATGGGAACAGCAGCAGCTATTAATGGTAATATACCTGCATTAGCAGATGCATTTATTAATATTCCATTATCATTAGTAGAGATGATTTCTACTTTGCCATCTCTTTTCTTAATGATTTCTGTGTTGATAAGTACAACAATTGCTAAAAAGATTGGATATAAAAGAACAATAGCTATAGGGATAGCCCTTGTTGCTGTAGCAGGATTTATTCCTGTTGTTGTTAATAACTTTTACATTATATTAGTATCTAGAGCAATTTTTGGTTTTGGTATCGGACTTTTTAATTCTTTAGTGGTTGCATTAGTAAACTATTTTTATGATAATGAACAAAGATCTAAGATGTTTGGTTTCCAAAGTGCTTTTGAAGGTATGGGAGGACTAGCTGTCACATTTATTTCTGGGCAATTACTAAATATAAGTTGGAATGCTTCGTTTCTTGCCTATATGATTGCTTTTCCAATCTTAGTCTTATTTATAACTTTTGTTCCAAAAGTATCAACAGATAAAATCACTGAAAAAAATAAATCTCAGATATTTCAAGAAAGACAAAATACAAAGGAAGATTTTCCTTTAATGGTTTTGGGGTATGTTGGAGCTATATTCTTCATTGCTATTTTCTTTATGTTAAGTGGAATAAAAGTAGCAGGAGTTATGCAGGCAGTTGGTTATGGAGAAACAAGTTCAGGCTCGTTTGTCATTATGATGATTGGTATAGGTGGAATGATAGGTGGGTTTCTATTTTCAAAGGTTTTACGATTCTGTAAAGAATATACAATAACACTAGGGTTAAGTTTACTTACAATAGCGATGTATATCATTGCTATTGCAACAAGTATTTTACCAACTTTATTTGCTGGAATACTCATTGGTATTGCTTTTCGATTTATTTTACCTTACTTTATTGATAAAATTAATAATAGTCAACTTAGTAATCCAGGTTTAGCAACATCTTTATTATTAGTAGGATATAACCTTGGTATAGCGATATCACCATATGGAGCCATATTCTTAGAAACAATTTGTATCTTTAGAGGTCCGAGTGCAATTTTTTATATGAATGCAATTGTTTTTTTAATTATGACTTGCATAAGTTTTTTTGTTATGTTAGTTTTTCATTCTCAAAAATGTGCATGA
- a CDS encoding MFS transporter, whose product MKQQYIQVFKNKNFMKLFIADIISRFGDSLDAIVMTIIVYSITQSASWSALIFAVNKLPTIFIQPLAGAYIEKKNKKMIMVISDLIRAGLVGIIATQLMFATLTRWDLLIITFLISIVESFRQPTSMPVMAQILQSEEMEVGLSLSQSSSKVVEFIGFGVSGVFIATLGNHIVVYIDMMTFLLSALIILTMSIKPIFKDVQEKTYFFTEFKAGIRIIFQYPKIKIFVFLAIFLNAIITPLSSLQAPLVEEVLHSTAIMLSVISTALTLGMIVGSVIYPMVKEKMNIKMIVILSAYSITVAYIGSCFSGILIQNIFLLYIMIATVFFVMGLGISMINMFAFVEMLKVIPQDYLARVSSLVTSLCVCMVPVVSFILSGLAYTLSTFSIFVIVGVINIVIFILFFQKKLNIL is encoded by the coding sequence ATGAAACAGCAATATATACAAGTTTTTAAAAATAAGAATTTTATGAAATTATTTATTGCAGATATCATTAGTCGTTTTGGGGATTCACTAGATGCGATTGTTATGACAATTATTGTTTATTCAATAACTCAAAGTGCTTCATGGTCAGCACTGATATTTGCAGTCAATAAATTACCAACTATTTTTATACAACCATTAGCAGGGGCTTATATTGAAAAGAAAAATAAAAAAATGATTATGGTTATAAGCGATTTGATAAGAGCTGGATTAGTAGGAATAATAGCCACTCAGCTTATGTTTGCAACATTAACGAGATGGGATTTGTTAATTATTACATTCCTTATTTCTATTGTTGAATCTTTTAGACAACCAACATCTATGCCTGTTATGGCACAGATTTTACAATCAGAAGAAATGGAAGTAGGACTCTCTTTAAGTCAAAGTAGTTCTAAAGTTGTAGAATTCATTGGTTTTGGAGTATCAGGTGTTTTCATAGCAACATTAGGAAATCATATTGTTGTGTATATAGATATGATGACATTTCTATTATCAGCACTTATTATTTTGACTATGAGTATAAAACCAATTTTTAAGGATGTTCAAGAAAAAACATATTTCTTTACAGAATTTAAGGCAGGTATTCGTATTATCTTTCAATATCCAAAAATTAAGATTTTTGTTTTTCTTGCTATATTCTTAAATGCAATTATTACTCCTTTGAGTTCTTTACAAGCCCCCCTTGTTGAAGAAGTTCTTCATTCAACAGCAATCATGCTATCTGTTATTTCTACTGCTTTAACTTTAGGTATGATTGTGGGTTCAGTTATCTATCCAATGGTTAAAGAGAAGATGAATATCAAAATGATTGTTATTTTATCAGCTTATTCGATTACAGTTGCTTATATTGGAAGTTGTTTTTCAGGTATACTTATTCAAAATATCTTTTTGCTCTATATTATGATTGCAACAGTATTCTTTGTGATGGGATTAGGAATCTCTATGATAAATATGTTTGCATTTGTAGAAATGTTAAAAGTTATTCCGCAAGATTATTTAGCAAGAGTCTCATCACTTGTCACGTCATTATGTGTGTGTATGGTTCCAGTTGTATCATTTATTTTAAGTGGATTAGCATATACATTAAGTACTTTTTCAATATTTGTGATTGTTGGTGTTATTAATATTGTTATATTTATTCTATTCTTTCAAAAGAAATTAAATATATTATAA
- a CDS encoding ABC transporter permease, translating into MKSFIAFSKKEFIEYLRTYKLFISIMIFLILGFLNPISAKYLPEIVSLVMPEGVMNIPTPTVLDSWTQFFKNVPQMGLIIFLIVFGGIVANELHKGTLINMLSKGLPRHTVVLSKFITISLVWTFCYYLSFAITFLYNLLFWTDTSVYCLFASVSFVWLFGLLMISFIILGSILTKNMAGGLLLAGLAYVISMIISIFETLAQYSPIYLTNQNLALLTKSVSLTDFIPSIGLTVIIIIINIFLSMSIFNKKQL; encoded by the coding sequence ATGAAATCTTTTATAGCATTTTCTAAAAAAGAATTTATTGAATATTTAAGAACTTATAAACTCTTTATCAGCATTATGATTTTTCTTATATTAGGCTTTTTAAATCCTATTTCTGCAAAATATCTGCCAGAAATCGTATCATTAGTAATGCCAGAAGGAGTAATGAATATACCTACACCTACAGTACTTGATTCATGGACTCAATTCTTCAAGAATGTTCCGCAAATGGGATTAATTATTTTCTTAATTGTATTTGGTGGAATTGTGGCCAATGAACTTCATAAAGGTACACTTATCAACATGTTATCTAAAGGATTACCTAGACATACAGTTGTCTTATCAAAATTTATAACTATAAGTTTAGTTTGGACATTTTGTTATTATTTAAGTTTTGCTATAACATTTCTGTATAATCTATTGTTCTGGACTGATACTTCTGTATATTGCTTATTTGCTTCTGTTAGTTTTGTTTGGTTATTTGGATTGTTAATGATTAGCTTTATTATTTTAGGTAGTATTCTTACCAAAAATATGGCAGGGGGACTTCTCTTAGCTGGACTAGCTTATGTGATAAGTATGATTATTTCTATATTTGAGACACTTGCCCAATATAGTCCTATTTATTTGACAAATCAGAATTTAGCTTTATTGACAAAATCTGTATCATTAACAGACTTTATTCCATCAATAGGTCTTACAGTCATTATCATTATTATTAATATATTCTTAAGTATGAGTATTTTTAACAAGAAACAATTATGA
- a CDS encoding cold-shock protein translates to MNTGKVKWFNSEKGFGFITVDGGKDIFVHFSAIAGSGYKTLEEGQNVSFEITEGDRGPQASNVTVL, encoded by the coding sequence ATGAATACAGGTAAAGTAAAATGGTTTAATTCTGAAAAAGGTTTTGGTTTCATTACAGTTGATGGTGGAAAAGACATCTTTGTACATTTCTCAGCAATCGCTGGTAGTGGATACAAAACATTAGAAGAAGGACAAAACGTTAGTTTTGAAATTACTGAAGGTGACAGAGGTCCTCAAGCATCTAACGTAACAGTATTATAA
- a CDS encoding cold-shock protein produces the protein MNTGKVKWFNSEKGFGFITVDGGKDIFVHYTSIAGHGYKSLEEGQNVSFDVTQGDRGDQASNVTVL, from the coding sequence ATGAATACAGGTAAAGTAAAATGGTTTAATTCTGAAAAAGGTTTTGGTTTCATTACAGTTGATGGTGGTAAGGACATTTTTGTTCATTACACTTCAATTGCTGGACATGGATATAAATCTTTAGAAGAAGGACAAAATGTTAGTTTTGATGTCACTCAAGGTGATAGAGGAGATCAAGCATCTAACGTAACAGTATTATAA
- a CDS encoding PLDc N-terminal domain-containing protein, with translation MDTIIKYLPVLLPVIVIELTLAIFSFIHVLRHPHYKFGNKIIWSLVVLFIQFIGPVIYFIFGRGED, from the coding sequence ATGGATACAATTATAAAATATTTACCAGTACTATTACCTGTTATTGTAATAGAGTTAACATTAGCTATTTTCTCATTTATACATGTATTGCGTCATCCTCATTATAAATTTGGAAATAAAATCATTTGGAGTTTAGTTGTTTTATTTATTCAATTTATTGGACCAGTTATTTATTTCATATTTGGTAGAGGTGAAGACTAA
- a CDS encoding MurR/RpiR family transcriptional regulator: MLFEQRLNEAQLTSSEKDIGDYIIAHKYELRDLSTRNIAKETFTSSATIVRFSKKLGYQGFNELKEDYIKELEYIQAHFIDIDSNIPFTENNNIMEVAGIMSALMNESSKDTLNLIHHDSLQKATQLIIKAEYIHMFAIENNLCIAQNFKFKMLRIQKKVSLENTFGNQMYTIFSSSPHDCAISSL, translated from the coding sequence ATGTTATTTGAACAAAGATTAAATGAGGCTCAACTCACCTCTAGTGAAAAGGATATCGGAGATTATATTATTGCTCATAAATATGAACTTAGAGATCTTTCTACACGTAATATCGCTAAAGAAACATTTACATCCAGTGCAACAATTGTACGTTTTTCCAAGAAACTCGGTTATCAAGGATTCAACGAATTAAAAGAAGATTATATTAAGGAATTAGAGTATATCCAAGCTCATTTTATAGATATAGATTCTAATATTCCTTTTACAGAGAACAATAATATTATGGAGGTTGCTGGAATTATGAGTGCTTTAATGAATGAATCTTCAAAAGACACACTCAATCTTATTCATCATGACTCCTTACAAAAAGCAACACAACTTATAATAAAAGCTGAATATATTCATATGTTTGCAATTGAAAATAATCTTTGTATAGCTCAAAATTTTAAATTTAAAATGTTACGTATACAAAAGAAAGTCAGTCTAGAAAATACTTTTGGTAATCAAATGTATACTATTTTTTCATCATCTCCTCATGATTGTGCTATATCATCGTTATAA
- a CDS encoding ABC transporter ATP-binding protein — translation MAILEINHLKKSFGQQTVLKDVHFSVKEHTIFGFIGQNGAGKTTTMKAILGLLKIDGGNITVCNEQINYGNNQTNQYIGYLPDVPEFYSFMTPLEYLELCGQVTHMAKHDILTKSQELIELVGLSAHAKKRISGFSRGMKQRLGIAQALLNNPKLLICDEPTSALDPIGRKDILDILQKVKDKTTIIFSTHILSDVERVCDEIAILNEGQIVFQGSLEDVKAKHSVNALSIQFYDHLHIDDFMNTFSDLQIIPEEHHRLTIHSKDIYTTEMRVFHYLYQNHIKAEKVIVEEPTLENLFMEVVK, via the coding sequence ATGGCTATTCTTGAGATTAATCATTTAAAGAAAAGTTTTGGACAACAAACTGTTTTAAAAGATGTTCATTTTTCTGTAAAAGAACATACTATTTTTGGTTTTATTGGACAAAATGGTGCAGGAAAAACAACAACAATGAAAGCCATTCTTGGTTTATTGAAGATAGATGGTGGTAATATTACTGTCTGCAATGAACAGATAAACTATGGAAACAATCAAACCAATCAATATATTGGTTATCTACCAGATGTTCCAGAGTTCTATAGCTTTATGACACCTTTAGAATATCTAGAACTATGTGGACAAGTCACTCATATGGCAAAACATGATATTCTAACTAAGAGTCAAGAATTAATTGAATTAGTAGGATTATCTGCACATGCTAAAAAACGAATTTCTGGTTTCTCAAGAGGAATGAAACAGAGATTAGGAATTGCTCAAGCTTTATTAAATAATCCTAAATTGCTTATTTGTGATGAACCAACTTCAGCATTAGATCCAATTGGTAGAAAAGATATATTGGATATTCTTCAAAAAGTTAAAGATAAAACAACGATTATATTTTCAACTCATATTCTTTCAGATGTAGAAAGAGTTTGTGATGAGATTGCTATATTGAATGAAGGTCAAATTGTTTTTCAAGGATCTTTAGAAGATGTAAAAGCTAAGCATTCAGTAAATGCTTTATCTATTCAGTTCTATGACCATCTTCATATTGATGATTTTATGAATACTTTTTCTGATCTTCAAATCATTCCAGAAGAACATCATCGCCTTACAATACATTCAAAGGATATATATACTACAGAAATGAGAGTTTTCCATTATTTATATCAAAATCATATCAAAGCAGAAAAAGTAATTGTTGAGGAACCAACTCTTGAAAATCTTTTTATGGAGGTTGTCAAATGA
- a CDS encoding putative ABC exporter domain-containing protein produces the protein MKTLFYLWYLKTKGTIRNLMKKPSSAIFTVFVVLLYGFIFVSLFMFKDKNPMIITTGLHTSILILIAFLALMLFSTLMSSKKALFYGEDAYFLFSGPFTRKQIMAYLTFQTVIQAIMLGFFAMIFFAGTGGAGGSFDGIFILLMFVGTILTIMTFLILTDYIYILSIGDRKYKVLSKLIPAIFIISIFIILGLTYIQTGQLKSIMVDFIQSPLFYYVPIFGWLKLTLVSYVAKDMIMCLLGIGLLLLGLIIVYIVFINYKGDFYEQALADSLDLSKRMKSFKAGNQDAMRNTKVKTNVSGKFKQGAYAILSKNILLMKKTNRLLTISDIMSMGLYIVITIFSDLGYGFFIYMLVIYIFSSLQQSELYNELQNYHIYLIPDKPFKKLIAVMIPTFIKVSLMTIISIIIVGIYYQAGFSMIMMYIINMLGYICVFMSSSVLSIRFLKSRSSKIFENIMRMLLMIVCSIPSIAMTVYIVMTGNVNTTTLMIMSYSSLIMNFVISVIIIYFCQDMMNGRELKSE, from the coding sequence ATGAAGACGTTATTTTATCTTTGGTATTTAAAAACTAAGGGAACAATTCGTAATTTGATGAAAAAGCCATCTAGTGCGATTTTTACAGTATTTGTTGTGTTGTTATATGGTTTCATATTTGTGAGTTTATTTATGTTTAAAGATAAGAATCCAATGATCATTACCACAGGACTACACACATCTATATTGATTTTAATTGCTTTTTTAGCACTCATGTTATTTTCTACACTCATGTCATCAAAGAAAGCGCTGTTTTATGGAGAAGATGCTTATTTCTTATTTAGTGGACCTTTTACTAGAAAACAAATTATGGCTTATTTAACTTTTCAAACCGTTATTCAAGCCATTATGCTTGGGTTCTTTGCTATGATTTTCTTTGCAGGAACAGGTGGTGCAGGAGGCTCTTTTGATGGAATATTTATTCTATTAATGTTTGTTGGAACAATTCTTACAATTATGACTTTCTTAATACTGACAGATTATATTTATATTTTATCTATTGGCGATAGAAAATATAAAGTATTATCAAAATTAATTCCAGCTATATTTATTATAAGTATATTCATTATTTTAGGATTAACATATATACAAACAGGTCAATTAAAATCAATTATGGTTGATTTTATTCAATCACCACTATTTTATTATGTTCCTATCTTTGGTTGGTTAAAATTAACTCTTGTTTCATATGTTGCTAAAGATATGATTATGTGTCTATTAGGAATAGGTTTGTTATTGTTAGGACTTATTATTGTTTATATTGTTTTTATTAATTATAAAGGTGATTTTTATGAACAGGCGTTAGCTGATTCATTAGATTTATCTAAACGTATGAAATCATTTAAAGCAGGCAATCAAGATGCTATGCGAAATACAAAAGTCAAAACAAATGTTAGTGGTAAGTTTAAACAAGGAGCTTATGCTATCCTATCTAAAAATATTCTGTTAATGAAAAAAACAAATCGTTTATTAACAATTTCTGATATTATGTCAATGGGGTTATATATTGTTATTACTATTTTTAGTGACTTAGGTTATGGCTTCTTTATATATATGCTTGTTATTTATATATTTTCATCACTTCAGCAAAGTGAACTCTATAATGAATTACAAAATTATCATATTTATTTAATTCCTGATAAACCTTTTAAGAAGTTGATAGCTGTCATGATTCCAACATTTATAAAAGTATCATTAATGACAATTATATCTATAATTATTGTTGGGATATACTATCAAGCTGGATTTTCAATGATTATGATGTACATTATTAATATGTTAGGATACATTTGTGTATTTATGTCTTCAAGTGTTCTTTCTATACGTTTCTTAAAAAGTCGTTCTTCTAAAATATTTGAAAACATAATGAGAATGTTGTTAATGATAGTTTGTTCTATACCATCTATTGCGATGACTGTTTACATAGTTATGACTGGAAATGTGAACACAACAACACTCATGATTATGTCATATTCTTCACTGATCATGAACTTTGTTATTTCAGTTATTATTATTTATTTTTGTCAAGACATGATGAATGGTAGAGAATTAAAGAGTGAGTAG
- a CDS encoding BglG family transcription antiterminator yields the protein MEKKRIIKLLKILSQSQCPISGPELCTKLDITVRTLRNDIKECKNEFLQHGIQIISKHAVGYTLQVINEESYYHYLEDMMKEESENQMLIPIYPEERVNYLIRMFLTQNDYIRIEDICDMIFVSRSTLSNDLKEVREKLNYFHLELETKPAYGLKITGSEFHKRSCISQYFYHTNGNDDMFLSQTKSSQQQEEISKILYETMVNQKFKLTDIGFHNLVIHIMIALLRLKEKEQLTHYKYDESIKNTKEYEIAIQLCREIEHSFHVIFPDIEIYYIALHLSGKKAVQYSSNSLFMNHEYEILMTQIIKEIKDKYNIDFTADMDLQTSLSLHLQPMMNRLKYGMYIQNPLLEQIKTENPLAFEISVLTANIIAKNYQVDVSENEIGYIALHFALAIERYQKQGPKKNIIIICASGMGSSQILLYKIKQKFKENINSIYVTELYELPNIDQSLYDFILSTVPIPFPTQIPAIHVQYFLDNQDMISLSEFFKNQNEMSFVDQYFHDNLFFNDLKGKTKEELIHEMCTYIKQVKDIPNGFEEEIFKRENYSVTEFGNMIAMPHPMEPMTNETFITVGILKKPIKWKHQQVKYIFLLSIQKNSKDALGLLHETLSSLVYDKKAMQELEKDSSLTNLKKILKRIAEEQKENDIDTLFG from the coding sequence ATGGAAAAGAAACGAATTATTAAATTATTAAAAATTTTAAGTCAAAGTCAATGTCCTATAAGTGGACCAGAACTTTGTACGAAGTTAGATATTACTGTAAGGACACTGAGGAATGATATTAAAGAATGCAAAAATGAATTTCTACAACATGGAATACAAATTATTTCTAAACATGCAGTTGGATATACATTACAAGTTATAAATGAAGAAAGTTATTATCATTATTTAGAAGATATGATGAAAGAAGAATCAGAGAATCAGATGCTTATACCTATTTATCCAGAAGAGCGAGTGAATTATTTAATTCGTATGTTTTTAACACAAAATGATTACATTAGGATAGAAGATATATGTGATATGATTTTTGTAAGCCGTTCTACATTAAGTAATGATTTAAAAGAAGTAAGAGAAAAATTAAATTATTTTCATTTAGAATTAGAGACCAAGCCAGCCTATGGCTTGAAAATTACAGGAAGCGAATTTCATAAACGTTCTTGTATATCACAATACTTTTATCATACCAATGGTAATGATGATATGTTTTTATCACAAACGAAATCTAGTCAGCAGCAAGAAGAAATATCAAAAATATTATATGAAACAATGGTTAATCAGAAATTTAAATTGACAGATATTGGATTTCACAACCTAGTTATTCATATCATGATAGCATTATTAAGACTGAAAGAAAAAGAACAACTCACTCACTATAAATATGATGAATCTATTAAGAATACTAAAGAATATGAAATTGCTATTCAATTATGTAGAGAAATTGAACACAGTTTTCATGTAATATTTCCTGATATAGAAATTTATTATATTGCTTTACATCTTTCAGGTAAAAAAGCAGTTCAATATAGTTCTAACTCTCTTTTTATGAATCATGAATATGAAATACTTATGACACAAATTATAAAAGAAATAAAAGATAAATATAATATTGATTTTACTGCTGATATGGATTTACAAACATCTTTATCATTGCATCTCCAACCAATGATGAATAGACTAAAATATGGTATGTATATTCAAAATCCATTATTAGAACAAATTAAAACAGAAAATCCACTAGCATTTGAAATTAGTGTACTCACAGCTAATATTATTGCAAAAAATTATCAGGTAGATGTCAGTGAGAATGAAATTGGTTATATTGCTCTACATTTTGCATTAGCTATTGAAAGATATCAAAAACAAGGCCCTAAGAAAAATATTATTATTATATGTGCAAGTGGGATGGGGAGTTCACAGATTCTTTTATATAAGATTAAACAAAAATTCAAGGAAAACATAAATAGTATCTATGTAACAGAACTATATGAACTCCCTAATATAGATCAAAGTTTATATGATTTTATATTAAGTACAGTCCCTATTCCTTTTCCAACACAAATTCCTGCAATACATGTACAATATTTTTTAGATAACCAAGATATGATCTCTTTAAGTGAGTTCTTTAAAAATCAAAATGAAATGTCATTTGTTGATCAGTATTTTCATGATAATCTTTTCTTTAATGATTTGAAAGGAAAAACAAAAGAAGAATTAATTCATGAAATGTGTACATATATTAAGCAAGTTAAAGATATTCCAAATGGATTTGAAGAAGAAATTTTCAAAAGAGAAAACTATTCTGTAACTGAATTTGGGAATATGATTGCCATGCCACATCCAATGGAACCAATGACCAATGAAACATTTATAACTGTAGGTATTTTAAAAAAACCAATAAAATGGAAACATCAACAAGTGAAGTATATCTTTTTATTAAGTATTCAAAAGAATTCAAAAGATGCATTAGGGTTACTCCATGAAACACTCTCTTCTCTTGTTTATGATAAAAAAGCTATGCAGGAGTTAGAGAAAGATTCGTCATTAACAAATCTTAAAAAGATTCTTAAGAGAATTGCAGAAGAGCAAAAGGAAAATGATATAGATACATTATTTGGTTAA